CGCTTTCCGACGCTGACTCGAAAATTCTACAATCAATATCCCATTTTTTGCCAATAGCCCAATGAGCATCACCATTGCGATCTGTACATAAATATTGTTTGCTATCCCAGCCATACCAATTCCCATAAATACCCCCGAAAGTCCCACCGGAATGGACAGCAATACGGAAAATGGTAATATGTAGCTTTCATATTGAGCAGATAACAAGAAGTAAACAAATACAATACAGAGCACAAAAATGACTGTCGTTTGCGATGTCGCCGTACTTTCTTCACGACTCATGCCCTTATAATCGAAGGTATATCCTGGTGGAAGCAGCTGTTTGGCCACCTCCTGTATGGCTGACATGGCTTGCCCGGTACTATACCCCGGAGCCGGCATTACAGTAAGGTTTGACGCGTTGAATAGGTTGAACCGCTCTACAACCTCGGGTCCGGTAACAGGTTGAACCCGCACCAACGTACTGATCGGAATCATTTCTTGTCGGCTATTTTTCACGAAAACCCCTTGTAAGGACTGTTCGTTGGTTCTGGTTTCTGCCGTAGCCTGAACCAGTACGCGATAATATTTGCCAAAACGATTGAAGTCCGAAGCCTGTATACTGCCATAGTATCCCTGCATAACGCCGAGTACATCACTAACGGCTACGCCAAGCTGTGCTGCCTTCGCTTCATCTACCACTACCTCATATTGGGGGTAGGAAACATCAAATGTGGTAAAGGCCATAGCAATCTCCGGCCGCTGCATCAAAGCGCCCATCATGCCATAAGATATATTGCCTAGCTTCTGTAATTCCGCATTCGTTCGGTCCTGTAGAACCAGTTCCATTCCACTCGAATTACCAAACCCATCTACCGTAGGTGTATTTAAAACTAGAAAGTTGGCTCGCTTATCTTGTCCTAGTATCCCCTGTAACTCTCCCATAACGGCCCCAAGATTACTCACTTTGCCTCTTTCTTTTTCAGCTTTCAGGCGAATAAAGAACGTACCGGCAGCAGATGACATTGCTCCAGTGAACAGGCTTAACCCATTCACGGAGATTACTTCGCGAACAGCAGGATGAGCCATTAACTTGTTTTCAGTATCTGACATCAATACTGTTGTCCGGTCTTTTGATGTTCCAGCGGCCAAATTGGCGGTAACAATGATAAATGACTGATCCTCATCAGGGATAAAGCCTTTTGGTGTATTCATCGTGTACCAGGCAAACAATCCGCCAAACACTGCCAAAAGCGAAAATGCGATCCACTTGCGTTTGATCATGATTAGAATTGCCTTTCCATAGCGAAACGTAAGTTTATCAAAAGCGGCATTAAATCCGGTGAAAAAGCGCTCCTTGAATGTAGCCTTATGATTTTCGTCGGAATGGGCTGCATGAGATTTCAAAAGGATTGCACATAAAGCTGGGCTAAGTGTCAAGGCATTCACCGCTGAGATGACAATCGCGATAGCCAATGTCAGCGCAAATTGTTGATAAAATAAACCTGTAGAACCGTCCATAAATGCGACCGGTACAAACACAGCAGACATCACCAAGGTAATCGAAACAATAGCACCCGATATTTCCCCCATAGCTGACATCGTAGCCGCTTTGGCATTTAGTTTCCGTCGTTCCATTTTGGCGTGTACGGCCTCTACAACAACAATGGCGTCATCCACGACTATACCAATTGCGAGGACAAGGGCGAAAAGCGTCAGTATATTGATCGAAAACCCAAATATTTTCATGAAGAAAAATGTCCCTACAATTGATACAGGTACAGCAATGGCCGGAATTAAGGTAGAACGGAAATCTTGTAAAAAGATAAAGACGACGATAAATACCAAAATAAAAGCTTCAATCAAGGTTTTGATGACCTGGTCAATTGACTGATCCAGCGATTCCTTGGTTGCATAAGGTATCTTATATTCCATGGTTCCCGGGAAAGACTTTTCCAATTCTTCCATTCGCTTTTGTAATGCAATTTGCACCTCATTGGCATTCGATCCACTCATCTGAAAAATGGCCATGGTAACGGCAGGTTTCTTATTATAGTTGGATGCTACGGTATAGCTATAAGCCGCAAATTCAACCTTGGCAACATCTTTCAGTCGTAATACCGAACCATCATTTTGGGCCCTGATAACAATATTTTCGTATTGCTGAGGTTCGGTGAATTTCCCTTTATAACGCATCACATATTCCTTTACCTCGGTACTCTGTTCACCGAACCGACCGGGAGCGGCTTCCAGGTTTTGGGACTGTATGGCACGTGATACATCACCAGGTGTCAAGTTATATGTATTGAGTTTGCTGGGGTCCAACCATACACGCATCGCGTAATCTTTATTGCCATATACCATCGCGTCCCCTACTCCTTTGATACGCTTAAGTTCGGGTACTACGTTGATCTTACTGTAGTTTTCCAGGAAAAGGTCATCCATTGTACCATCTTTGCTGGTTAAGGTGACCATCGCGATCATACTATTTTGACGTTTTAAGGTCGTGATCCCGCTTTGAATAACTTCTGCAGGCAACTGGTTGGTAACCTGGGCTACGCGGTTCTGGACATTGATGGCGGCTTGATCCGGATCTGTTCCCAATTTGAAGATTACGGTAATATTTAATGTTCCATCATTACTTGCTGTCGATGAAATATAATCCATATTCTCGACACCATTGATAGCATTTTCAATGGGTGGTGCGACTGACCGTGCAATTGTTTCGGCATTTGCTCCCGGATACACAGCTGTCACCATAACAGTAGGTGGTGCAATATCCGGAAATTTGGTAATGGGTAAGCTGAGCATACCGACCACACCAAGAATGACCAATAAGACAGAAATCACGGTGGCCAATACTGGTCGTTTAATTATTTTTTTTAACATGAATTGCTGTTTTATTTTTTGTTTTGAGTTTGCTTTTGCGCAACAACCGGCATTCCGGGCTGCAAGCGTTCGAATCCTTGAGCGATATAACGGTCACCCTGTTTTAATCCTTCGCGAATGATAAAATTATCTTCAGATTTCCCGGAAATAGCTACAGGTATCTGTACGACTTTATTTTCCTTATCGACAGCATAGGCAAAGACCTTGTCTTGGTAGGACACTGTCGATGCAATAGGTAATAAGGGCATT
The window above is part of the Sphingobacterium sp. ML3W genome. Proteins encoded here:
- a CDS encoding efflux RND transporter permease subunit gives rise to the protein MLKKIIKRPVLATVISVLLVILGVVGMLSLPITKFPDIAPPTVMVTAVYPGANAETIARSVAPPIENAINGVENMDYISSTASNDGTLNITVIFKLGTDPDQAAINVQNRVAQVTNQLPAEVIQSGITTLKRQNSMIAMVTLTSKDGTMDDLFLENYSKINVVPELKRIKGVGDAMVYGNKDYAMRVWLDPSKLNTYNLTPGDVSRAIQSQNLEAAPGRFGEQSTEVKEYVMRYKGKFTEPQQYENIVIRAQNDGSVLRLKDVAKVEFAAYSYTVASNYNKKPAVTMAIFQMSGSNANEVQIALQKRMEELEKSFPGTMEYKIPYATKESLDQSIDQVIKTLIEAFILVFIVVFIFLQDFRSTLIPAIAVPVSIVGTFFFMKIFGFSINILTLFALVLAIGIVVDDAIVVVEAVHAKMERRKLNAKAATMSAMGEISGAIVSITLVMSAVFVPVAFMDGSTGLFYQQFALTLAIAIVISAVNALTLSPALCAILLKSHAAHSDENHKATFKERFFTGFNAAFDKLTFRYGKAILIMIKRKWIAFSLLAVFGGLFAWYTMNTPKGFIPDEDQSFIIVTANLAAGTSKDRTTVLMSDTENKLMAHPAVREVISVNGLSLFTGAMSSAAGTFFIRLKAEKERGKVSNLGAVMGELQGILGQDKRANFLVLNTPTVDGFGNSSGMELVLQDRTNAELQKLGNISYGMMGALMQRPEIAMAFTTFDVSYPQYEVVVDEAKAAQLGVAVSDVLGVMQGYYGSIQASDFNRFGKYYRVLVQATAETRTNEQSLQGVFVKNSRQEMIPISTLVRVQPVTGPEVVERFNLFNASNLTVMPAPGYSTGQAMSAIQEVAKQLLPPGYTFDYKGMSREESTATSQTTVIFVLCIVFVYFLLSAQYESYILPFSVLLSIPVGLSGVFMGIGMAGIANNIYVQIAMVMLIGLLAKNGILIVEFSSQRRKAGKSLIAAAVEGAKARLRPILMTSLAFITGIVPLVFVVGPSAMGNHSIGYAAIFGMLVGTVLGIFLTPVLFVVFQYFHERLNGRELDESEWDY